From the Osmerus eperlanus chromosome 21, fOsmEpe2.1, whole genome shotgun sequence genome, one window contains:
- the ap1s2 gene encoding AP-1 complex subunit sigma-2, whose product MQFMLLFSRQGKLRLQKWYVPLSDKERKKISRDLVQTILARKPKMCSFLEWRDLKIVYKRYASLYFCCAVEDQDNELITLEIIHRYVELLDKYFGSVCELDIIFNFEKAYFILDEFLLGGEAQETSKKNVLKAIEQADLLQEEAEAPRSVLEEIGLT is encoded by the exons ATGCAGTTTATGCTGCTGTTCAGCCGACAGGGGAAGCTGCGTCTGCAGAAGTGGTATGTTCCTCTGTCggacaaggagaggaagaagatctCCAGAGACCTGGTCCAGACAATCCTGGCCAGGAAGCCCAAGATGTGCAGCTTCCTGGAGTGGAGGGACCTAAAGATCGTCTACAAGAg GTACGCCAGCCTTTACTTCTGCTGTGCTGTGGAGGACCAGGACAACGAGTTGATCACCCTGGAGATCATTCATAGATATGTGGAGCTGCTGGACAAGTACTTTGGCAGC GTGTGTGAGCTGGACATCATCTTCAACTTTGAGAAGGCCTACTTCATCCTGGATGAGTTCCTGCTCGGGGGGGAGGCCCAGGAGACCTCCAAGAAGAACGTGCTGAAGGCCATCGAGCAGGCCGACCTGCTGCAGGAG